The following are from one region of the Biomphalaria glabrata chromosome 4, xgBioGlab47.1, whole genome shotgun sequence genome:
- the LOC106053260 gene encoding protein DD3-3-like isoform X1: MTWLKKIKREETMMFEKYLLSSSSYGVLVYMILTSSVKCDIYLHNPRGSNNRLDEQTRERTNGNNNFDSQNNDRGGYNVGSLLYYQGSILSIEWTNQHSCHGPNNNCELILQYMCDSDVRDGVTTTTIPANRAQCENYNCDMDRRYRMHENYAYYQECSLRERNKGLFTADQNLKNQNSARSTRQNPQATRRGYECPEERDYYPYWHPSPWVDIAVLTNDVSRCYYYRNESQNVKSRWACVFPPAVMELINNKLVLPNNKNACETFELPKNIDSEIRKPVWKEFPAHGVPAPECRETEYSRDNHLGNGYGGHPLMYNWTIPNYLEHESCVLRIRYNISTNDYSPWNTYAADNGKIQLAPTLGFNNETQASSRGYIFKTNPEVNIFPGTGINLSLRLAINTAQYGRVFQDRSHTFAVRKRPDDLTDCNIYNLNVRGKRGNIVQVYPGVEYDFVPNDLNMGVGECVHIQWTGSNTNPGNNDGQGLAGTDRNNIVLLGHQPFSDGVQRSGIYGHYSLNLPMRAENMTFLGWSKEDAMTLAFSDPGQFRGEVSELDDAGTYFNLQPRKVTAKGTYHYMSTRNNNFSNRDQKGKITVSSDSFAARAIGKMGGTLTLEPGLAKLVVQEDTFGTLQNVRIVKMSVEDGKAALSAANRELTQGDSYASDFFVIHPEELISEEGKSFTLELKLNDDSSGVEVYHAVQFSGWSKVNADIGSGVAKLQATRGGVYVARKETNVGMIVGIVIACIVVVAIIVASVIYFRRNPKKWQAIGKTCRAAKRSTQSKV, translated from the exons ATGACGT ggttaaaaaaaatcaagaggGAAGAAACAATGATGTTTGAAAAGTATCTGCTTTCATCAAGTAGTTATGGGGTTTTAGTTTACATGATATTAACATCCAGTGTGAAATGTGATATATACCTTCATAACCCCAG AGGAAGTAATAATCGACTAGATGAACAGACTAGAGAAAGGACCAATGGGAACAA CAATTTTGATTCCCAGAACAATGACAGGGGAGGATACAATGTTGGATCTTTGTTGTATTACCAAGGCTCCATATTGTCCATAGAATG GACCAACCAGCACTCCTGTCATGGCCCAAATAACAACTGTGAACTGATCCTTCAGTACATGTGTGACAGTGATGTGAGAGATGGTGTAACTACCAC AACAATTCCAGCTAATCGTGCTCAGTGTGAGAATTACAACTGTGACATGGACAGACGGTACCGAATGCATGAAAATTATGCTTACTATCAAGAGTGTAGTTTAAGGGAGAGAAACAAAGGACTATTTACTGCAGATCaa AATCTAAAAAATCAAAACTCAGCACGCAGCACACGTCAGAATCCTCAGGCAACTAGACGGGGCTATGAGTGTCCAGAAGAGAGAGATTACTATCCATACTGGCATCCTTCCCCTTGGGTG GATATAGCAGTGCTGACAAATGATGTGTCACGTTGTTATTATTACAGAAATGAAAGCCAAAATGTCAAATCAAGATGGGCATGTGTCTTTCCTCCTGCTGTGATGGAACTTATAAATAACAAACTTGTTCTTCCTAACAACAAGAATGCTTGTGAG acatTTGAATTACCTAAAAACATTGATAGTGAAATACGTAAGCCAGTCTGGAAAGAGTTTCCAGCTCATGGAGTGCCTGCTCCTGAGTGTCGAGAGACAGAATATAGTAGGGACAACCATCTGGGCAATGGTTATGGTGGCCACCCACTCATGTACAACTGGACCATCCCTAACTACCTGGAGCATGAGAGCTGTGTCCTCAGAATCAG ATACAATATATCAACCAATGATTATTCACCTTGGAATACTTATGCTGCAGATAATGGGAAGATTCAATTAGCCCCTACTTTAGGTTTCAACAATGAAACCCAAGCTTCTTCAAGAGGTTACATCTTTAAAACAAACCCTGAAGTGAACATTTTTCCTGGAACCGGTATCAATTTAAGCCTTCGCCTGGCTATTAATACAGCCCAGTATGGCAGAGTTTTCCAGGATAG GTCACACACATTCGCAGTGCGCAAACGCCCAGATGATCTCACTGACTGTAACATATACAACTTGAATGTTCGAGGCAAAAGGGGCAACATAGTTCAGGTGTACCCTGGTGTTGAGTATGACTTTGTGCCCAATGATCTGAACATGGGTGTTGGAGAATGTGTTCATATCca GTGGACAGGTTCCAACACTAATCCTGGCAATAATGATGGTCAAGGTCTTGCTGGCACTGACAGAAATAATATAGTTCTCCTGGGGCATCAA CCATTTTCTGATGGTGTTCAGAGGAGTGGAATTTATGGACATTATAGTTTGAATTTACCAATGAGGGCTGAAAATATGACCTTCCTTGGTTGGTCTAAAGAGGATGCTATGACTCTAGCTTTTTCTGATCCAG GCCAGTTTCGAGGTGAAGTTTCTGAGTTGGATGACGCTGGCACATACTTCAACCTCCAGCCTAGGAAAGTGACAGCCAAGGGAACTTACCATTACATGAGCACAAGaaacaacaatttttccaaCAGAGATCAGAAGGGCAAGATAACTGTGTCATCAGATAGCTTTGCAGCTCGAGCCATTGGTAAAATGGGAGGAACTTTAACACTGGAACCAGG GTTAGCCAAACTGGTAGTGCAAGAGGACACAtttggtacactgcaaaatGTTAGAATAGTCAAGATGAGTGTTGAAGATGGAAAGGCTGCCCTTAGTGCTGCCAACAGAGAACTTACA CAGGGGGATAGTTATGCAAGTGACTTCTTTGTCATTCATCCCGAAGAACTAATCTCTGAGGAAGGAAAGTCCTTCACCTTGGAACTGAAACTAAATGATGACTCCAGCGGTGTAGAAGTGTACCATGCTGTCCAGTTTTCTGGTTGGTCCAAAGTTAATGCTGACATTGGCAGTGGTGTGGCCAAATTGCAGGCCACCAGGGGAGGGGTCTATGTGGCCCGTAAGGAAACAAATGTTGGAATGATCGTCGGAATAGTTATTGCTTGCATCGTTGTGGTGGCTATCATTGTGGCATCTGTGATTTATTTTAGGAGAAACCCTAAGAAGTGGCAGGCAATAGGGAAGACTTGCAGGGCAGCCAAAAGATCAACACAGAGCAAAGTTTAA
- the LOC106053260 gene encoding protein DD3-3-like isoform X2, producing MMFEKYLLSSSSYGVLVYMILTSSVKCDIYLHNPRGSNNRLDEQTRERTNGNNNFDSQNNDRGGYNVGSLLYYQGSILSIEWTNQHSCHGPNNNCELILQYMCDSDVRDGVTTTTIPANRAQCENYNCDMDRRYRMHENYAYYQECSLRERNKGLFTADQNLKNQNSARSTRQNPQATRRGYECPEERDYYPYWHPSPWVDIAVLTNDVSRCYYYRNESQNVKSRWACVFPPAVMELINNKLVLPNNKNACETFELPKNIDSEIRKPVWKEFPAHGVPAPECRETEYSRDNHLGNGYGGHPLMYNWTIPNYLEHESCVLRIRYNISTNDYSPWNTYAADNGKIQLAPTLGFNNETQASSRGYIFKTNPEVNIFPGTGINLSLRLAINTAQYGRVFQDRSHTFAVRKRPDDLTDCNIYNLNVRGKRGNIVQVYPGVEYDFVPNDLNMGVGECVHIQWTGSNTNPGNNDGQGLAGTDRNNIVLLGHQPFSDGVQRSGIYGHYSLNLPMRAENMTFLGWSKEDAMTLAFSDPGQFRGEVSELDDAGTYFNLQPRKVTAKGTYHYMSTRNNNFSNRDQKGKITVSSDSFAARAIGKMGGTLTLEPGLAKLVVQEDTFGTLQNVRIVKMSVEDGKAALSAANRELTQGDSYASDFFVIHPEELISEEGKSFTLELKLNDDSSGVEVYHAVQFSGWSKVNADIGSGVAKLQATRGGVYVARKETNVGMIVGIVIACIVVVAIIVASVIYFRRNPKKWQAIGKTCRAAKRSTQSKV from the exons ATGATGTTTGAAAAGTATCTGCTTTCATCAAGTAGTTATGGGGTTTTAGTTTACATGATATTAACATCCAGTGTGAAATGTGATATATACCTTCATAACCCCAG AGGAAGTAATAATCGACTAGATGAACAGACTAGAGAAAGGACCAATGGGAACAA CAATTTTGATTCCCAGAACAATGACAGGGGAGGATACAATGTTGGATCTTTGTTGTATTACCAAGGCTCCATATTGTCCATAGAATG GACCAACCAGCACTCCTGTCATGGCCCAAATAACAACTGTGAACTGATCCTTCAGTACATGTGTGACAGTGATGTGAGAGATGGTGTAACTACCAC AACAATTCCAGCTAATCGTGCTCAGTGTGAGAATTACAACTGTGACATGGACAGACGGTACCGAATGCATGAAAATTATGCTTACTATCAAGAGTGTAGTTTAAGGGAGAGAAACAAAGGACTATTTACTGCAGATCaa AATCTAAAAAATCAAAACTCAGCACGCAGCACACGTCAGAATCCTCAGGCAACTAGACGGGGCTATGAGTGTCCAGAAGAGAGAGATTACTATCCATACTGGCATCCTTCCCCTTGGGTG GATATAGCAGTGCTGACAAATGATGTGTCACGTTGTTATTATTACAGAAATGAAAGCCAAAATGTCAAATCAAGATGGGCATGTGTCTTTCCTCCTGCTGTGATGGAACTTATAAATAACAAACTTGTTCTTCCTAACAACAAGAATGCTTGTGAG acatTTGAATTACCTAAAAACATTGATAGTGAAATACGTAAGCCAGTCTGGAAAGAGTTTCCAGCTCATGGAGTGCCTGCTCCTGAGTGTCGAGAGACAGAATATAGTAGGGACAACCATCTGGGCAATGGTTATGGTGGCCACCCACTCATGTACAACTGGACCATCCCTAACTACCTGGAGCATGAGAGCTGTGTCCTCAGAATCAG ATACAATATATCAACCAATGATTATTCACCTTGGAATACTTATGCTGCAGATAATGGGAAGATTCAATTAGCCCCTACTTTAGGTTTCAACAATGAAACCCAAGCTTCTTCAAGAGGTTACATCTTTAAAACAAACCCTGAAGTGAACATTTTTCCTGGAACCGGTATCAATTTAAGCCTTCGCCTGGCTATTAATACAGCCCAGTATGGCAGAGTTTTCCAGGATAG GTCACACACATTCGCAGTGCGCAAACGCCCAGATGATCTCACTGACTGTAACATATACAACTTGAATGTTCGAGGCAAAAGGGGCAACATAGTTCAGGTGTACCCTGGTGTTGAGTATGACTTTGTGCCCAATGATCTGAACATGGGTGTTGGAGAATGTGTTCATATCca GTGGACAGGTTCCAACACTAATCCTGGCAATAATGATGGTCAAGGTCTTGCTGGCACTGACAGAAATAATATAGTTCTCCTGGGGCATCAA CCATTTTCTGATGGTGTTCAGAGGAGTGGAATTTATGGACATTATAGTTTGAATTTACCAATGAGGGCTGAAAATATGACCTTCCTTGGTTGGTCTAAAGAGGATGCTATGACTCTAGCTTTTTCTGATCCAG GCCAGTTTCGAGGTGAAGTTTCTGAGTTGGATGACGCTGGCACATACTTCAACCTCCAGCCTAGGAAAGTGACAGCCAAGGGAACTTACCATTACATGAGCACAAGaaacaacaatttttccaaCAGAGATCAGAAGGGCAAGATAACTGTGTCATCAGATAGCTTTGCAGCTCGAGCCATTGGTAAAATGGGAGGAACTTTAACACTGGAACCAGG GTTAGCCAAACTGGTAGTGCAAGAGGACACAtttggtacactgcaaaatGTTAGAATAGTCAAGATGAGTGTTGAAGATGGAAAGGCTGCCCTTAGTGCTGCCAACAGAGAACTTACA CAGGGGGATAGTTATGCAAGTGACTTCTTTGTCATTCATCCCGAAGAACTAATCTCTGAGGAAGGAAAGTCCTTCACCTTGGAACTGAAACTAAATGATGACTCCAGCGGTGTAGAAGTGTACCATGCTGTCCAGTTTTCTGGTTGGTCCAAAGTTAATGCTGACATTGGCAGTGGTGTGGCCAAATTGCAGGCCACCAGGGGAGGGGTCTATGTGGCCCGTAAGGAAACAAATGTTGGAATGATCGTCGGAATAGTTATTGCTTGCATCGTTGTGGTGGCTATCATTGTGGCATCTGTGATTTATTTTAGGAGAAACCCTAAGAAGTGGCAGGCAATAGGGAAGACTTGCAGGGCAGCCAAAAGATCAACACAGAGCAAAGTTTAA
- the LOC106061558 gene encoding protein DD3-3-like isoform X2 yields the protein MFERISLLALVVVLTSESLYADIYLHIPRGSNNRLNENTATRTNANRLFDSQNNNRGGYNVGDKTDLQSGATEENQYNMKYFQSSNWETGKGKTFLTLEWTNQHGCGGNSANSQQKQNCMLILQYMCQDNDPSADDYIRNGVETTTSQYTKPTKDTFADTKNRKSNDVKIGRGLHEPWDWYDKCYLRERNKGLFTADQKLTANNGLGYSSAIYTRQNPTGNRYGYECAEERDYYPYWHPNPWKDIAVLTDKASMCSDYQSKSFNVQGYYECVKSTKAVFSNNEKSCKENNGTWILLNNYLEKAKDKTSESSCRNANNNKSPYTYSWLIPYDSNTYSPECLVMLNKPECAEAPWSRSNHLGNGLDGVPLNYTWTLPYFPSGKEKRCVFRFRYNVSTDDYDPVATDSTQNDAFPAESPIKQNPYVYVMNKQSPLHLAVNTAQFGRVFQDRSHVFILRPRTANLENSNIYNLNVRGKRGNIVQTFPAVEYDFSPNDLNIKVNDMVHIQWTGSNTHNNNNPAGDGQAGDAGEGKGGTDRSNVVELSDRSQNFPTPFEYSQLWKSVEVAWIYFNKTKITPQDLAINMASAGYYRTIQ from the exons ATGTTTGAGAGAATATCTCTTTTAGCATTAGTTGTTGTGCTGACTAGTGAGTCTCTATATGCTGATATCTATCTTCATATCCCAAGAGGCAGCAATAATAGATTAAATGAAAATACAGCCACTAGAACAAACGCTAACCGGTTGTTTGATAGTCAG AATAACAATCGAGGTGGTTACAATGTGGGAGACAAGACAGACTTACAGTCAGGTGCTACAGAAGAAAATCAGTATAACATG aaatattttcaaagcTCCAATTGGGAAACTGGAAAAGGCAAGACCTTTTTGACCTTAGAATGGACCAATCAACATGGATGTGGGGGTAATAGTGCTAACAGCCAACAAAAACAGAACTGTATGTTGATTCTGCAGTACATGTGTCAGGATAATGACCCCTCTGCTG ATGATTACATTAGAAATGGAGTGGAGACAACAACATCACAATATACAAAACCAACAAAAGATACTTTTGCAGATACAAAAAATCGTAAATCTAATGATGTGAAAATTGGACGAGGACTTCATGAACCATGGGACTGGTATGATAAATGCTATTTACGAGAGAGAAACAAAG gtttgttCACAGCAGATCAAAAGCTGACAGCAAACAATGGATTAGGCTACAGCAGTGCTATTTACACTCGTCAGAACCCTACAGGTAATCGTTATGGCTATGAGTGTGCAGAGGAACGAGACTACTACCCTTACTGGCACCCTAACCCATGGAAAGATATTGCTGTTTTGACAGACAAGGCATCAATGTGCAG tgaTTACCAGAGTAAGAGTTTTAATGTTCAAGGTTATTATGAGTGTGTGAAATCAACAAAAGCTGTCTTTTCTAACAATGAAAAATCTTGTAAAGAAAATAATGGCACATGGATTCTGCTGAACAATTATTTAGAGAAAGCTAaag ataaaaccTCGGAGTCATCATGTAGAAAcgccaacaacaataaaagtcCATATACCTACAGTTGGTTGATTCCATATGACAGTAACACCTACAGTCCTGAGTGTCTTGTAATGCTAAATAAACCTGAGTGTGCAGAAGCTCCTTGGTCTAG ATCCAATCATTTAGGTAATGGTCTAGATGGAGTACCTTTAAACTACACATGGACTCTTCCCTATTTCCCTTCTGGCAAAGAGAAGCGTTGTGTGTTCCGATTCAG ataTAACGTTAGCACGGATGATTATGATCCTGTAGCCACAGACTCTACACAGAATGATGCATT tccagcTGAGTCACCCATCAAGCAGAACCCTTATGTCTATGTCATGAATAAGCAGTCGCCTCTTCATTTGGCAGTCAACACAGCCCAGTTTGGTCGAGTTTTTCAGGACAGAAGTCATGTGTTTATTTTACGCCCCAGAACTGCAAACTTGGAGAACAGTAACATCTATAATTTGAATGTTCGAGGCAAGAGGGGCAACATAGTCCAGACGTTTCCAGCTGTTGAATATGATTTTTCACCCAATGATTTAAACATTAAAGTCAATGACATGGTTCACATACAGTGGACAG GTTCAAACACTCATAACAACAACAATCCTGCTGGGGATGGTCAAGCTGGGGATGCTGGAGAGGGAAAAGGAG GAACAGACCGCAGCAATGTTGTTGAGCTTTCTGACAGGAGTCAAAATTTTCCAACACCTTTTGAATATAGCCAGTTGTGGAAGAGTGTTGAAGTGGCTTGGAtctattttaataaaacaaaaataactccACAAGATTTAGCTATCAATATGGCTTCGGCAGGATACTAcag